The following coding sequences lie in one Myxococcota bacterium genomic window:
- a CDS encoding SDR family oxidoreductase yields MRNIVISGSASGIGLATKTKLETQGDRVVGIDLRDADIEADLSTASGRGEAVRQALELTSNEIDGVVLSAGLSGVDSPPDTTLSVNYFGSVELFDGLRPAMEGRPNPCAIGLVSNSSQFGIDYDDPMVLALLEGDEAKCRAMVRELDRGAAYRYTKHALARAIRRRAIEWGPLGVRINGIVPGMTETPMVQAIKQDPEMGPYVDRLPIPLQRPGTAEEMAGVIAFLLSDAAAYIHGMMLWVDGGTDAAVRPDRF; encoded by the coding sequence ATGCGCAACATCGTGATCAGTGGCAGCGCCAGCGGGATCGGTCTCGCCACGAAGACGAAGCTCGAAACTCAGGGCGATCGGGTCGTCGGCATCGACCTCCGCGATGCCGACATCGAAGCGGACCTGTCGACGGCGAGCGGGCGCGGGGAAGCCGTTCGACAGGCGCTCGAGCTCACCTCGAACGAGATCGACGGCGTGGTGTTGTCGGCCGGCTTGAGCGGCGTGGACTCGCCGCCCGACACGACGCTGTCGGTCAACTACTTCGGTTCGGTCGAGCTCTTCGACGGCCTGCGCCCCGCCATGGAGGGTCGCCCGAACCCATGCGCGATCGGCCTGGTCTCCAACTCGTCCCAGTTTGGCATCGACTACGACGATCCGATGGTGCTCGCACTTCTCGAAGGCGACGAGGCGAAGTGTCGGGCGATGGTGCGGGAGCTCGACCGCGGAGCCGCCTACCGCTACACGAAGCACGCCCTCGCGCGCGCGATTCGACGTCGCGCGATCGAATGGGGCCCGCTCGGCGTGCGGATCAACGGCATCGTGCCCGGCATGACCGAGACCCCGATGGTCCAGGCGATCAAGCAGGACCCGGAGATGGGCCCCTACGTCGATCGGCTCCCCATCCCGCTGCAACGCCCGGGAACCGCCGAGGAAATGGCGGGCGTCATCGCCTTCCTGCTCAGCGACGCGGCCGCCTACATCCACGGCATGATGCTCTGGGTCGACGGCGGCACGGATGCCGCGGTGCGCCCCGACCGCTTCTAG
- the nhaR gene encoding transcriptional activator NhaR gives MDWLNYHHLYYFYVVAREGSVTRASDVLRLAQPTLSGQIRKLEDTLDEQLFVREGRRLVLTDVGRVAYQYAEEIFSLGREMQDALRGRPTRRPAKLLVGIADVVPKLVTHRLLQTALEMEDPVQLVLHEGKTDDLMAALAVQEYDMVLTDAPLGPQVHVKAFNHSLGDCGIGFFGEPSLARRHRRGFPQSLDGAPMLVPTRNTTLGHSLELWFEEIDVRPEIVAEIEDSALLKVFGQHGTGIFAAPIVVADEIRETHGVQLVGSTDDVREEFYAITVERRITPPAVAAIAEAARHGILS, from the coding sequence TTGGATTGGCTGAACTATCACCACCTCTACTACTTCTACGTCGTTGCGCGGGAGGGGAGCGTCACCCGGGCATCCGATGTGCTGCGTTTGGCACAGCCCACGCTCAGCGGCCAGATTCGCAAGCTCGAGGACACGCTGGACGAGCAGCTCTTCGTCCGGGAGGGGCGCCGGCTCGTCCTCACGGACGTCGGGCGCGTCGCCTACCAGTACGCGGAAGAGATCTTCTCTTTGGGCCGCGAGATGCAGGACGCGCTGCGCGGGCGCCCGACGAGACGGCCGGCGAAGCTGCTCGTCGGGATCGCGGACGTCGTCCCGAAGCTCGTCACGCACCGGCTCCTGCAGACGGCCCTCGAGATGGAGGATCCCGTGCAGCTCGTGCTCCACGAGGGGAAGACCGACGACCTGATGGCGGCGCTGGCCGTCCAGGAGTACGACATGGTGCTGACCGACGCACCCCTGGGCCCGCAGGTGCACGTCAAGGCCTTCAACCACTCACTCGGCGACTGCGGCATCGGCTTCTTCGGGGAGCCCTCGCTCGCTCGTCGGCACCGGCGGGGCTTCCCCCAGAGCCTGGACGGCGCGCCGATGCTCGTCCCGACGCGCAACACCACCCTCGGGCACTCCCTCGAGCTCTGGTTCGAAGAGATCGACGTTCGTCCCGAGATCGTGGCCGAGATCGAAGACTCGGCCCTGCTCAAGGTCTTTGGCCAGCACGGGACGGGAATCTTTGCAGCGCCGATCGTCGTCGCCGACGAGATTCGCGAGACCCACGGCGTCCAGCTGGTCGGCAGCACCGACGACGTGCGTGAAGAGTTCTACGCGATCACGGTCGAGCGCCGCATTACCCCCCCGGCCGTCGCGGCGATCGCCGAGGCGGCGCGCCACGGGATCCTGTCGTGA
- a CDS encoding ATP-binding cassette domain-containing protein — MEARKSAELRGAPEISVPGVLVGRLLEVVLGVATGEATSLDRIEAPRSGASWQEALENALDRHPLRARPTFLSALEAAGAASASTPLVTHGRSGDRGWLAILDRAPGRVRAVSASGEDRWLRLEALAEALGRNDPEEPHPWMLVEPELPALGAVKPASKDSRSLPPLRRLFGLLKPDRSDLWTVVLYAVLIGALTLATPIAVQQLVNTVAFGGLVQPVVILALLLFGVLSFAGLLSGLQAYTAEIIQRRLFVRVVMDLAERLPRVEIRSFDGRHGPELVNRIFDLFTVQKLGALLLLDGTSVLLQTAVGLLILSFYHPIMLAFSILLVGAIAVVVLVFGRGAVDTAIGESNAKYAVVHWMEELAAHPVTFRGPGGRAHAVGRADQLAAKYVRARRRHYRIVLRQFSSALVLQVLASSLLLALGGWLVVAGQLTLGQLVASELIITAIVAAVAKLGKQMESLYDLLAATDKLGVLLDLPLEREGGSPAALGSGPARVHLRDVSYGYEGRSVLSSVSEDIEAGERVAVRGANGSGKSTLTELMAGLRAPEKGFVAVDECDIRDLSLDELRAQVVRVGEAEIFSGSILDNLRVARPSLSVAEAGEVLGRVGLLDAVRALPDGLGTHLATEGSPLARGQVAALTLARALVAKPRLLLLDEALIHIETHTRKQVLDTLFAADAPWTLVAVTDSADVIERCSRVVELSDPNARAVA; from the coding sequence ATGGAGGCTCGAAAGAGCGCAGAGCTGCGGGGCGCGCCGGAGATCTCGGTACCGGGTGTCCTGGTCGGCCGCCTGCTCGAAGTGGTGCTCGGAGTCGCCACCGGCGAAGCGACCTCGCTCGACCGGATCGAGGCACCGCGGTCGGGCGCGAGCTGGCAGGAAGCGCTCGAGAACGCCCTGGATCGGCACCCGCTGCGGGCGCGCCCCACCTTCTTGTCGGCCCTCGAGGCGGCGGGCGCCGCCAGCGCCAGCACCCCACTCGTGACCCACGGACGCAGCGGGGACCGGGGCTGGCTCGCGATCCTGGACCGCGCCCCGGGCCGCGTTCGAGCGGTCAGCGCCAGTGGCGAGGACCGTTGGCTGCGCCTCGAGGCCCTCGCCGAGGCCCTCGGACGCAACGACCCGGAAGAGCCGCACCCGTGGATGCTCGTCGAGCCGGAGCTCCCGGCCCTCGGCGCGGTGAAGCCGGCCTCGAAGGACTCGCGCAGCCTGCCCCCGCTGCGACGCCTCTTCGGACTGCTCAAACCCGATCGCAGCGATCTCTGGACGGTCGTCCTCTATGCCGTGCTGATCGGAGCGCTCACCCTCGCGACGCCAATCGCGGTGCAGCAGCTCGTGAACACGGTGGCCTTCGGGGGCCTGGTGCAGCCCGTCGTCATTCTCGCGCTGCTGCTCTTCGGCGTGTTGTCGTTCGCGGGCCTGCTCTCAGGCCTGCAGGCCTACACCGCCGAGATCATCCAGCGTCGCCTCTTCGTGCGCGTGGTGATGGACCTCGCCGAGCGCCTGCCGCGCGTCGAGATTCGTTCCTTCGACGGACGACACGGCCCCGAGCTCGTCAACCGGATCTTCGACCTGTTCACGGTGCAGAAGCTGGGCGCCCTGCTGCTGCTGGACGGCACCTCGGTGCTGCTGCAGACCGCCGTGGGCCTGCTGATCCTCTCATTCTACCACCCGATCATGCTCGCCTTCAGCATCCTGCTGGTGGGTGCGATTGCCGTCGTGGTGCTCGTCTTCGGCCGCGGCGCCGTGGACACGGCGATCGGCGAGTCGAACGCGAAGTACGCCGTCGTCCATTGGATGGAGGAGCTGGCCGCCCACCCCGTGACCTTCCGGGGGCCGGGCGGCCGCGCACACGCGGTCGGTCGCGCCGACCAGCTGGCAGCGAAGTACGTGCGCGCCCGACGCCGGCACTACCGCATCGTGCTGCGTCAGTTCTCGAGCGCCCTCGTCCTGCAGGTATTGGCGAGCAGCCTGCTGCTCGCGCTCGGCGGCTGGCTCGTCGTCGCCGGTCAGCTCACCCTGGGACAGCTCGTCGCCTCGGAGCTGATCATCACGGCGATCGTCGCCGCCGTCGCCAAGCTGGGCAAGCAGATGGAGAGTCTCTACGACCTGTTGGCCGCGACCGACAAGCTCGGCGTCCTCCTCGACCTGCCCCTCGAGCGCGAGGGCGGTTCGCCGGCAGCGCTCGGAAGTGGTCCTGCTCGCGTCCATCTTCGCGATGTCAGCTACGGCTACGAGGGTCGGTCGGTGCTCTCGAGCGTCTCCGAGGACATCGAAGCCGGCGAGCGCGTCGCGGTCCGCGGCGCGAACGGCTCGGGGAAGAGCACGCTGACCGAGCTGATGGCAGGCCTGCGCGCGCCGGAGAAGGGCTTCGTCGCCGTCGACGAATGCGACATCCGCGACCTCTCCCTCGACGAGCTGCGGGCTCAGGTCGTCCGGGTGGGCGAAGCCGAGATCTTCTCCGGGTCCATCCTCGACAACCTGCGCGTCGCGCGGCCGAGCCTGTCGGTCGCCGAAGCGGGCGAAGTACTCGGGCGCGTCGGATTGCTCGACGCCGTGCGCGCCCTCCCGGACGGGCTCGGAACCCACCTGGCCACCGAGGGCTCGCCCCTCGCCCGCGGCCAGGTCGCGGCCTTGACCCTGGCGCGCGCGCTGGTCGCGAAGCCGCGCCTGCTCTTGCTCGACGAAGCGCTCATCCACATCGAGACCCACACGCGAAAGCAGGTGCTCGACACCCTCTTCGCAGCGGACGCGCCTTGGACGCTGGTGGCCGTCACGGACAGCGCGGACGTGATCGAGCGCTGTTCGCGCGTGGTCGAACTGTCGGATCCGAATGCGAGGGCGGTGGCATGA
- a CDS encoding HlyD family efflux transporter periplasmic adaptor subunit, with product MTKETTRQRAEISALQMVQSPRALRMFTVLLLVLLVISLFGLGLVPWQQNVPGVGRVVAFDPFERIQTVAAPVDGRVQQAWVIEGSRVEQGDPLLEIVDNDPSILRRLEEQRLALESQVGAAREKVRLFQSQVEALKSAQDLATDAARSQVQVARAAVQSARHGFSAARAVEDQTRLNFERHRELVQDGLVSDLEFEMTERAFKEARARVQQGRQALAAAEYEEEAAVAELGRIETENQARIETSRTSEQSSELETAALKERLTALDVRIAQQNTQLLRAPRAGTVYRLFASPGAELVKAGDPVLQLIPDTESRAVELWLDGNHVPLVSADRTVRLQFEGWPAVQFSGWPSVAVGTFGGRVSLVDPSDDGTGRFRILVVPDAEDEPWPESMYLRQGVRAKGFVLLDQVSIGYELWRQANGFPPTVAMRGSGGGPVPVVEQP from the coding sequence ATGACGAAGGAAACCACGAGACAGCGGGCCGAGATCTCGGCGCTGCAGATGGTCCAGAGCCCGCGGGCACTGCGCATGTTCACCGTCCTGTTGCTGGTGCTCCTCGTCATCAGCCTGTTCGGCCTCGGCCTGGTTCCGTGGCAGCAGAACGTCCCCGGCGTAGGACGGGTGGTGGCCTTCGACCCCTTCGAGCGCATCCAGACCGTGGCCGCGCCCGTCGACGGTCGCGTGCAGCAGGCCTGGGTCATCGAGGGCTCCCGCGTCGAGCAGGGCGACCCGCTCCTCGAGATCGTCGACAACGATCCGTCGATCCTGCGGCGGCTCGAGGAACAGCGCCTCGCACTGGAGTCCCAGGTCGGCGCAGCCCGCGAGAAGGTCCGGCTCTTCCAGTCTCAGGTGGAGGCCCTCAAGTCGGCCCAGGACCTCGCCACCGATGCGGCGCGCAGCCAGGTCCAGGTCGCGCGCGCAGCGGTGCAGTCGGCCCGCCACGGGTTCAGCGCGGCACGCGCCGTGGAGGACCAGACTCGTTTGAACTTCGAGCGCCACCGCGAGCTCGTTCAGGACGGACTGGTCTCGGACCTCGAGTTCGAGATGACCGAGCGCGCCTTCAAGGAGGCCCGCGCCCGCGTGCAGCAGGGCCGGCAGGCGTTGGCGGCGGCCGAGTACGAGGAAGAGGCCGCGGTCGCCGAGCTCGGTCGCATCGAGACCGAGAATCAGGCGCGCATCGAGACGTCGCGCACGAGCGAGCAGTCTTCCGAGCTGGAGACGGCCGCGCTGAAGGAGCGGCTCACCGCCCTCGACGTGCGCATCGCCCAGCAGAACACCCAGCTGCTCCGGGCGCCCCGCGCCGGCACGGTGTACCGGCTCTTCGCCAGCCCGGGGGCCGAGCTGGTCAAGGCAGGCGATCCCGTCCTGCAGCTGATCCCGGACACCGAGAGTCGCGCGGTCGAGCTCTGGCTCGACGGCAACCACGTCCCCCTCGTCTCTGCGGACCGCACGGTGCGGCTGCAGTTCGAGGGCTGGCCCGCCGTCCAGTTCTCGGGTTGGCCGTCGGTAGCGGTGGGCACCTTCGGTGGACGAGTGTCGCTGGTCGACCCAAGCGACGACGGTACGGGGCGCTTCCGCATCCTCGTCGTTCCGGACGCGGAAGACGAGCCCTGGCCCGAGTCGATGTACCTGCGGCAGGGCGTGCGGGCGAAGGGCTTCGTGCTGCTCGACCAGGTGAGCATCGGCTACGAGCTCTGGCGTCAGGCGAACGGCTTCCCGCCGACGGTGGCGATGCGCGGTTCGGGCGGCGGCCCGGTGCCGGTGGTCGAGCAGCCGTGA
- a CDS encoding TolC family protein has protein sequence MTRLALALLWLLVSANAQATRTETAGPDAPRSALQLEDVLASVDAHFPLLAAARLQRDVAAGSLREARGGFDTRLIAEGELNEGGFYQNRSGDARLEQNTRLWGLRFFGGYRVGRGDFPSYDGGRQTNERGEIRGGVELPLLRGGWIDPERARLRTAEIGMRRVTPEIELERIGFLRQAGLAYWDWLATALEVGVSRQLLSEAQERQLQLSGRAARGVVPRIDLVDNERLILDRAMRLLGAERDAEQAAIALSLFLRDGSGAPSIPEPERLPTDFPAEESPDALDVGGDLTRALDRHPLLLSLSFERERLDVALSLARNDRLPGVDLVVEGSNDSGTAAPGISSEGTLSPDPRGEAEVKARLRFTFPVQQREARGRIAVARAELSRLERRERFARERIEAEIRRTIAAVEAAFAQTETARENLVLADRLRLAEERKLSLGASNLIDVNIREVQAADAAVALIRAQAAYFRARVDYRAAVGVGV, from the coding sequence GTGACACGACTTGCGCTCGCATTGTTGTGGCTCCTGGTGTCCGCGAACGCACAGGCGACGCGCACCGAGACGGCCGGCCCCGACGCACCGCGCTCTGCGCTGCAGCTCGAAGACGTGCTCGCCTCGGTCGACGCGCATTTCCCGCTCCTGGCGGCCGCCCGTCTGCAGCGAGACGTGGCCGCCGGATCCCTGCGCGAGGCAAGGGGCGGCTTCGACACGCGACTCATCGCCGAGGGCGAGCTCAATGAGGGCGGCTTCTACCAGAACCGCTCGGGCGACGCGCGCCTCGAACAGAACACCCGGCTCTGGGGCCTGCGCTTCTTCGGCGGCTACCGGGTCGGCCGCGGCGACTTCCCTTCCTATGACGGCGGGCGGCAGACGAACGAACGCGGTGAGATCCGGGGCGGCGTCGAGCTCCCACTGCTCCGCGGCGGCTGGATCGACCCGGAACGGGCGCGCCTGCGCACCGCCGAGATCGGTATGCGCCGCGTCACTCCGGAGATCGAGCTCGAGCGGATCGGTTTCCTGCGTCAGGCCGGCCTGGCCTACTGGGACTGGCTCGCCACTGCCCTCGAGGTCGGTGTCTCGCGGCAGCTCCTGTCGGAAGCGCAAGAGCGACAGCTACAGCTCAGCGGACGAGCTGCGCGCGGCGTCGTGCCCCGGATCGATCTGGTCGACAACGAACGCCTGATCCTGGACCGCGCGATGCGCCTACTCGGCGCCGAGCGCGATGCCGAGCAGGCCGCGATTGCCCTCTCGCTCTTCCTGCGGGATGGGAGCGGTGCGCCTTCCATTCCCGAACCCGAGCGACTCCCCACCGACTTCCCCGCAGAAGAGTCCCCCGACGCCCTCGACGTCGGCGGAGACCTCACGCGCGCCCTCGATCGTCACCCGTTGCTGCTCAGCCTCTCCTTCGAACGCGAGCGCCTCGACGTGGCGCTCTCGCTGGCCCGGAACGACCGGCTGCCCGGCGTCGACCTCGTGGTGGAGGGCTCGAACGACTCGGGCACGGCGGCGCCGGGGATCTCGAGCGAGGGGACCCTGTCTCCCGATCCGCGCGGCGAGGCCGAGGTCAAAGCCAGGCTCCGCTTCACCTTCCCGGTGCAGCAGCGCGAGGCCCGGGGACGGATCGCGGTGGCGCGCGCCGAACTCTCGCGGCTCGAGCGACGCGAACGGTTCGCGCGCGAGCGGATCGAGGCGGAGATTCGGCGCACGATCGCCGCCGTCGAGGCCGCTTTCGCACAGACGGAGACCGCGCGGGAGAACCTCGTGCTCGCCGACCGACTGCGTCTCGCCGAGGAGCGGAAGCTATCCCTGGGCGCGAGCAACCTGATCGACGTGAACATCCGCGAAGTTCAGGCAGCGGACGCGGCCGTCGCGTTGATCCGCGCTCAGGCCGCCTACTTTCGCGCCCGCGTCGACTACCGGGCCGCCGTCGGCGTGGGTGTGTAG